The following nucleotide sequence is from Osmia lignaria lignaria isolate PbOS001 chromosome 16, iyOsmLign1, whole genome shotgun sequence.
acGTGTTGTACAATTAAGAATTAACATAAACGTACTAtgatcaatgaaaaatattcgtcCATCTGTGTGTACCCTCTCTTCCCAACCCTCAGGAAGAGGTCCAAGTTGATCTAAATCGCTTCGTGATGTCGTAGAAGGGGCAATATGGTTAGGTATCGAACTTGGACGCCCCGTTCGAGGGTCGATCCATGTTGTTGTCCTTTCGTTATGATCAATGAAAAATACTCTACCATTCGGAGCTATCTGCATACCCCAACCAGGTGGTAATCCTTCGTCGCTTGACACGGGAAGCGTCGGTTTTGGACTTTCAATCTAAATATCAAAGGATGATGAAGATTAAGGTAAACGTTTTTAATTGTTCACACGAATATTGAGTGACTGTCAGATAACACTTTTTAACTAAGATCTCTACGCACTTGTTCGGACGATCGCCTAGACCCAGCGGGACTATCCACATTGTCGTCGCTCTGTAAACGTATTATTAACATATTTTAcatcaaaatataattttgtataaaataaatacaaactCACATGATAATCACGCTCATGTAATAATGTCAACTTATTGTGCAATAAGATGACTTACATCTTACGCACGTTCAACATTTGCCGATATATTAAGCGTTTACTGTTATATactatttgtaaaaatatttttaaggaaACAGAATTAAACAAATTCATGCAATATATCAGAtacagaaatttaaaataaaattctaaataaatatgCATATGAATTGCATTGCTGAAGGCATAAAAACCCTTTTAGCCAAATATTCCGGGGAAATAATCACATGCAAATGCATGGTGAATTTTCTGAAATATCAGTGCTAGGAAGCAAATATCCTTCTTTCGTTTTCAATATTGAACTTCACTGGTATAGTACGAACACgcatgtaaatgtaaataaaagcATTGAATAGAACTGAAAGTGAGCATGTCTACGTGTTTGAGTACCTGGTCTTCACTTTCACTAAGGTAGCCACGTTGATCAACAGAATGTCCAGAGTCTGAAGAAGTATCCCCCATACCCCCTCCCCTATGATTCTCAATCTCATTATCTCTCGTTTCCGAATCTTCACCTTCCTCGCGGAGAACTTCACCATCCTTACACACACATGCACAAAATTGCTACATACTGCATGCTAAGTATTctatttgttaaaaaattatcatatctttgaaatattagtatttatcattttttgtttctttcacgATTCATGCATATCTAGCAATTAGTAAATCGTTAGttacaatcatatttttcattGCGACGTTACCGCATATTAACATAGGTATGTATAAAAAAGCATGTGTATATCTGTAGTTGCCAAAATATAATACACTTATAAATATTGAGTAGGACTACGAATGTGTTCAATTGATTAGAGATTTTTTTTAACTACAACTTGTTAAATTCATTACACAACACACCTCAAGTCCTACACTTTTtgtgcgtgtgtgtgtatgCATCTATATACACACATACGTTTTACATAtggaatataaatattattataaagatCAGATAATACACAGGGCACATATGTAAACAGAATATCATACTATAAAAGAATTAGTTACGATAACAAAATACATTCAAACTATTAAAAGTTAATGTACAAGAACTCTAATTATATAAGTCACATTGTTTCATTGTATTTATTGCAATTAAATGATTTAGCATTAGCATTACCTGATTAATTGAACTCCTGTGTCTGTTTTCTTCATCCGCGCTAATATGGAAACGTCGCTGAAATTCAGTTGCTGCAGTACTGAAATTTCTCTCAGATGTCGTATTTCCACTAGGTGAAGTAGTACTGTAAATATATTTTAGTATCTTACAAATATCAGTATTCACGTTCATAATTTATAGATACACGCAATAGCGGCTTGACAATTGCCCGCTTTAGGAGCACTAAGAGAGAATTTTTCTCAGAAACGGAGAATTATCAAGCGTCAATGACACGCGTGTTTGCTTCATATTGTTATTTATCTGACAGTTATACATTCGGTAACTATCTAGAAGGCAGAGTGGGGTGCACGCGCATATGTGACTAATGCGTACAAATACGGGAAGTTTCTAACAGGGAATTACCTAGCGACTACTATCATTATGATTTGTTTTAAAAAGTATGTAATATGTTTTACATACGATTCTGTTGGACATTCCCATTGTGTAAATCTTGCTATATGATTAACATAATATGTTCTTCCATTTGCATCCTGTCTTTCTTCCCATCCTGGTGGTAGAGGTCTATTAAGGGCAAcctataaaaattgtttaaaaatattatttattgtgaatgtgatatttaaaatttatcaatttatccatattatatatatgtacatctgCAACCTGTTCCATTGGGCTATTATTTGGTTGTTGTACCATTTCCCACCCTCCCGAGTCAGTTGTAGCATCTCCATTATCATTGTCAACACTTGATGTATCAGAAATATATGCATGGTATACCTCCAATGTACCCTTCACTCTCGAACGCTGACTGGAATGATTACTAGCCATATCCTCGTAAGTTATTCATTTTGCATTTGcaaacaaaatatacaaaagaaaatattttaataaactaaataaaaaaactgatataatgcaaaatattaTAGCCTACAGAACTCAAAACATTGCAGAGAAGTGCATGTGAAAATGATGGCAATAAAAGTTAATGAATAAATTAAGGATACAGATGCAGTTATCTAAGAATTCaaattgcataaaaattcataaacaaaTCATTCTAAATTAGAAGCATAATAAGATACATATATAGCTCCAAGCATACATTATAACAGCACTTACCTACGGGGTCTTAGTAAATAACGTCTAGTAGGAATCGTACGACCTTCTTGTTCTTTAGGCAggttaattaatgttaattctATCATTCCAAGAAAATCATCCCTTGTCAATCTATTTTCATCAAAAACTTGTAATACTAATTTGTGATCAACAGGTTTAACCTGAAGATGAAAAGTAGCTATGTATTAAATCTCACATATATTTAATTCGACATGTCACCAAAGTACATTATATTAATCTTACTCTAAATATAAACTCTTCCTCCCAAGTGGGATTCAAAGTTTTTTTCTTAGTTTTTGTGAGGGCAGAATCCACAGTTTGATCACCATTTATAGTATTTAAGTCAACACGTACATATGGATCGCTTGCACCAAAGATATCTTTCTTTGCTAATTGGTGTGCAGCGATCACTTTTAATCTCAGCTTGCTAGTAGCTTCATTCCTCTGTGCAAAACACAAAAACCCAAATATTATAATACAGTTAAATTGTGGTTATTAACTGAATCAATGATCATTTTATGATAGCTCATatcacttttttttatataatataaatttataagaaaagaaCAGCTTCTTTTATGAATCATTGAAATGTCAAGTATTTTATTCAATTGTATGACTAATTAGGTGATAATATTTTCCTGTTCGTTTTTGTGTATTTCACATAATAAAggtacttttaattattttattacttattgATAAGATTGATTGGAGTTGCTCAAAAGGTAAACGTAATAAAAACAACTTGTATTGGAATTTTTAGTTAAATAAAAACCTACAACGTTAGCATAACAATCGTAAAATCAACAACTCTCTGGAAGTAACACCCTTTCTGAAGTCTATCAATCAAAAATCCAACCTGTACTTGTCAAACTGTCAAAATAGTTACGTACGGATTCTCCGTCAACTCCTGGCGGTGGATTATATCCGTAAACATGTTCTTCTGCCATTAACGTTATATGTaatcgatttttttttaatcgtcGACTgctgtttcttacaatttagaGAAGTTCACAGTTTCTTATGTGCCATCAAGAAACCTATTTTGTCTTAACCCCTCTCCGTCACTATTGCATGAACGAAACGGATATGACATACTCCCGCTTAAAGATGGCTAACTtcctttcaaatatttaaacataactaaaaatttaatttcttcattttatctACGTTCCAATCAAGAAACTTATCTTTATCCTCACGAAAATACTTGCCCCTTTATAAGACACGTTACTCTTGAttctttaaattatattaaggACTATTAAAAAGGAACTTAAAGAAAAAAGTTACATTCTACATAATGCTGAAATGAATAATATTCAATGCGCCTGCGAATATCTTTCCGAATTTTCCTAAATAAAAGTCTTTCGTCATTATACGCAATAAGTTGAGCGGCAATATCGAAATTACTTTTGATATAAGTAAGGTTTCTATTTAACATTACCATCATATTTGAACAGTTAATGTGTGTAAAACGTAATTTATGCGTTTTGGAATGTATTCTTAATGATTATCAAAACACTGTTTTAAGGGCTTTATATTAACAGACATATGAACATTACAACAATTGCATTTTAGCACGTACGAGGAAACATGATTATTCACATACCATAGGCTCTGTCAGTGAGACTCGTCCAGGTCTTGTATTAGCTTGTAGTACTCTAGATGCAGAACGATGCTGGCTGTTCCAGGTATAAGAACGATTCCTCTGAGGAGGTGATTCAACACCAGCATATATTGGGTAGGTCAAAGTACCTGGCatcttatatttttaaattctgagTACCTTCCACATTGATACAAATGTTCTTCACTATATCGATTACATGTGTTTTAGTTTTGATAtgtgatattaattaataaacataattcctaaacataaaataagaatagttattttaaattatgttaatgcattaaaaccaaattcaaataaattttacgGCACTTTAAGTATAATTGCATATGAATCTAACATTAAATGGAGTATCAATAAATAAAACTAATGTTATTATTCTTTGTTATGTAACAACTATAATATAGATGAAAACATTACAATAGATActtgatattaaataaattaacgttttaaattgtatttgtaACACAACATACAGTATTATTGGAATAATATGTGTATATGAATACATACTAGTAACAATAAGATTTATGCAGAATCATTAAGCATCAATACAAGGTAACATAAAGTGTTAaacaaaatatgattaattGAATAAACACTTTTCAAGAAAACTTGTACAATTCACGATTAACTAATTATTCATATAtatgataatttatattaaaacttttaacagaAAGAACATAATGCATGATCGTCCATAACTGAAAATCCACTTATTTCTGATGTGAacgttaaatataaaaatctttcgAGATAAGAAGAGTGCTTTAAATCATTAATATGATAACACGTACTTGTTCAACTACGAAATTAACTACTACATTGAAAGTTAGATAAACATACAAACAGGTAATTGTTCCATAAACTATAAATGATTCAAATAAAAGTCTATAGAAacgattaaaaatagaaattacaaaGGTAATTATCTAACAAATAGTCTATAATGTATACTTATTAATGTTTCGAACAAGTATCGTTTCTTGATATAACCATAGTATTACTTTGTGTTTTCAtgatatgaagatatttaattgattattttattcaacttGCATTTGTTATATAGGTAGGGTGGCGCTCTTGAAGTTGTTAAATGTCAATCTTTGTCTGTTTCTGAGTAATTCGAAATCAGtacaaaaaaaatgttcaatacTTGTATAGAAACTTCCGCTTCTAATACGTGAATACGTGACATATTGAACGTAACACGTATTCAAAATGTTAGTAAACATTCATTTGTGTTCGCAAATATGTATATGTCATTAACaatcaatataaaattaaagtaaaaataatagTCAAGCTTGTAAATAAAACACAAGTACActtttagatttatttttatgtatgataCAGGTTAAGTGGTAATAAATAAGTATTACTCCATCTTCGTTatacttgaatttttaaaattgttaagaTGTTAAGAAGACGAAATGTGAACATTAAAACTGTCAAGGAACTGGATGGATTTCCCAAGGTTCCTGAACCTTATGTTGATAAGACTGCAGTTGGAGGAACATGTAAGCTTTATGCTACATAATTCAGTGTTTTGTTTATACccaataataacattttatgtttttaatttacagTTTCCATATTTACCATATGTACTATTGCATATCTCATAATAGCTGAAACAAATTATTATCTTGATAGCAGATTACAATTCAAATTTGAACCAGATACAGACATtgatgcaaaattaaaaataaacattgaCATAACTGTTGCTATGCCATGTGGTCGTATTGGTGCTGATGTTTTAGATTCAACAAATCAAAATATGGTAGGACATGAATCCTTAGAAGAAGAAGACACATGGTGGGAATTAACACAAGAACAAAGAGCTCATTTTGAAGCTTTGAAACACATGAATTCTTATTTAAGAGAAGAATATCATGCTATTCATGAACTATTATGGAAATCTAATCAAGTTACCTTGTATAGTGAAATGCCAAAACGGTATGTGAATTGTATTTAAACACTGTTATGGTTTTGTTTTAGGAATCCCATTTATGTTATGATTATATATGTTTTAGAACTCATCAACCTTCATATCCACCAAATGCATGCCGTATACATGGCACTTTAAATGTTAATAAAGTAGCTGGAAATTTTCATATAACAGCTGGAAAATCATTATCTATCCCCAGAGGACATATACATATTTCAGCATTCATGACTGATAGGGATTATAACTTTACTCACAGGATAAATAAGTTTTCATTTGGTGGACCTAGCCCAGGTGTTGTTCATCCATTAGAAGGGGATGAAAAAATTGCTGATAACAGTAAGTTTATGTGACATATAGAAGATGAATATGAGTTTTGTGAAatctattattaataaaaaacaattgttTTTTTAGATATGATTTTATATCAGTATTTTGTAGAAATAGTTCCCACAGATATACAAACTTTACTAAGTACTTCTAAAACTTATCAGTATAGTGTAAAGGATCATCAAAGACCTATTGATCATCAAAAAGGATCTCATGGAATTCCCGGGATCTTTTTCAAGTATGATATGAGTGCACTTAAAATAAAAGTTACCCAACAACGCGATACAGTATCCCAGTTTTTAGTAAAATTGTGTGCTACAGTTGGAGGTATTTTTGTTACAAGTGGTAAGTACCTTCGTTTAAATAATTCgcgttttattgaaaatatttttaatacattaaattttACAGGATTAGTAAAGAACATTGTTCAGTATTTTTGGTACATAGTATGCTGCAAGTTTCTAACGCctaaagaaaacaaaaatgacCAAATGTTTTCAACCCCAGTTGTTGGTACTAACTATCAAATACCTGGAACAATAAATCTATTAAATGTTCCAATACCAAATAACGTGGATATCATGTTTCAggctaaataaaaataactttattttaaaatgaaaatgacaATGAATGATTTATTTGtaacaattttgtaaataataaattaataataacaattttatatttatgaattatAGTTGTTTTTCTTAACAATTTGTATAATAGGTCTATTTGCGAATTTCTGGTTCCCCTAGCAGCAAGTGGGAGAAGCAGCAGGTTCCCTCTCCTGTTAATTTCCTCCAATGAAATGGTTTATTAGAACAGAAAGTATAAGAAAGAAATGACAAGGAGATGAATGGCACGAATGGTAGTAGGAAAGTTTGATCGAAAGATGACATTTTATTCACAtttattaaatcaatgcattaaTGTTGTACGATATGCGTAGCAAAAGATTAGTCGGCTGAAAATCTTCGCATGCGCTCGTCCGAACTATTTAAGAgaacgaaatttatttcattctcaAATAAAATTAAGGAAACGTAAATTGTTTAGAAATGGCAGATATTAAACCAGATCATAAAGTTGAAGATACTGATAATTATGGAATGGGTAATAATGCGGAACCAAAAAATATGCAAGAATTGACAGAATATGTAAGTATAGGCCGATGTATTGTTGTGTCATTTGTTGTAACTCAATGTTACGATTCCttgtttatattttctttttttatttttaggtacAAACACTACTACAAAATATGCAGGGTAAATTTCAAACAATGTCAGATCAAATTCTTGGAAAAAATATCCTTTTCTAAGCCTTTTTTTACAAACATGCTTCCTTAAATAACCTCAAAAAATGTAATGGTTATGAACGCCgaaatgtttattttatgaaagtgagaactaatatataaaaaaaagaagttatttaaggaaattttatatttactttaaCAGTTTTGTACTCGgaatgttaattattataactatcCTTAATAGAAAATACTAGATGAAATGGGAAACAGGATAGATGATCTAGAAAAGAACATCACAGACCTAATGACACAGGCTGGTGTAGAAGGAGGTGAAAAATGATCATATCTATTATAAGATTGATTTTGATATACAaacaaaaacatttttaatattggtTAATGCTATTGGTCAAGAATGATATCTAAAGGTTATTGATATGTACTTTTagttataaaagaaataaatcacCTTTTTTGCAGTAAAGTAATCCAATCTAatctacattttcttttttcttgttaaATAAAAACGGGAGACATACTTAATTATACTTAATAATCATAGGCTTTGTTAAAAACTTCTGATATGCAGGAATTGGGGGTATtgctttaaatataaatttgcgTGGACCATCATGTTTAGAATCTGTTTGCAGTTTAATCtacaattgtataaaatattaaatggaattaatgaaatatacataATTACATAGATTTATGCCTGATTCTCACAGGTTTATCTTTAATAGATTCAGAGTCTGTTTCTTCTGAACTCTCTTTATATTCCTCAATTTGTACAGATTCTGAAGAGTTGGTTTTTAAACTAGATTTTGCAGAATCCTATAAATAAATGTTCATTAATAACCATACACAATTATTACATATCAAGTTAAAATGAAGACCTACCGTGGACCCCGTCGCACGGGTATCTAATTTCTGTGAAATGATGGGAGAAGAAGTAAAACGACTAGCCAAATTAGTTAGAGAATAAGCTTGTCTAAATGAAGTTCGTTCAACGGTAGCCAATCTTGCAACAGAATCCGGAACACGCATCACTTCACGAAATTCCTAAATTCAATCATTAAATCTAttagtttaaataataaaagtatctGATGTATGTCATCCTCATAATACTAAATTAAATGTGGTAAGCAGAATAATATTTTACCCCATTCATACTTCCTCTCATTGTCTGAAAGTCCTGTGAGAAAAGTATCAGTATGACGCTAATTTAAAATCACCTATGAAACTTTAAAACTTATTTAATgcataacaaaattatatttaatacgtCAGTAACATCTTACCTCTAGATCTTTAACTTCATCGATTTCACTAACGTCTTGATAAGCTTTCGTCAATAACTCCAAAGCTTTTGCGTGAAAACTTAACTCGATAGCAACAAAATCTAACAGTAAGGTTTTTAAGTCATgtaatttccttttttcgaatGAATCAATTTGCTCTTCCAACCCCTTTACAACTCTTGAAACTTCGACGGAAGCTTTCATTAATTCCGATTCAGCTTGTGACTGTATTCATAtttaagaatataaaatacattGCAAATCGTGAacaatttaatatgaatattaatataaggATACGATCATTTGTCTGTTTCTAGGATTTCTTTCTCTGAGCCTGTCCAGATGTCTTTTCCTAGTTAACTCTTTGTCTCGTGCCGCAAAGGTATTTTTCACGTCATCACGAGCATGTTTACAGATAGTCGCATATTGAGAAAGCGGAGCAATTATTTTTGCATCGAATCTTTGTACTTTGGCATCACTAATAacataaaaaattctttttatttacacCTTTTCATGATTTAGCGAAACGAACGCGTACCTGTAGTCGCCTATCACCGAGAGAGTCGCTGAAAAGTTCGTCAATCCTGTAGAAAGTGATCGATTTATATTTTCCGAATGAGCGTAGGTCTGAATTACTTTTGCAATTTCATCGCCTTTATCGCGCAATCTGaaagtatatttataaatataaagaaataaaataatcgatATATAGGGGTACATATATCGGATTGCTGTTACCGACAAACCTTGCCGCTTTTCTTGCATATGCCGCAAACGTCACGCATAATTCTGCGAAATGTTTCTCCACGTTGGATATTCGATCCTGTACAAATTTCGCTTCTTGTTCCCTGACAAAGACGACAAAATAATGAACATAACGTTAAAACATACTTTCAGGTATTTTACAGCCGTGTAATCTGAAAATATTTACCATACACTGGTCTGGGATCTTGAACGTAACATCGTGTCATGTGTACGTATGCGTAgttttgcaatttcttttttttttcttaaatctaAATCGATGTTCGTATGAAAGTGTACTGTTTCTACCGTTTCATTCGCGTGGACTCCCCCACTAAACAGTTTATCGTTGACAGGTGGTGTATTACGACCCGAAGGGAGGTCGATTTTAGTCTATACTAACCGGCCTTTGTCTACCTACCTGCGTAGTTAAGTAAAACTATAGTTTCTTTACACAATGTTTCGAAAGGAATATAGTTCTTTGACCCTTTGCCTGATGATTCATTTTCACGCGACTCCGTACATGCAATTGTTATAAGAACATATTCCAAGAATAGAAATGTGTATAATAAGGattcaaagaatgaaaaaagcaTTAAGAAAACGTGTTTcgtcaataaaatttatagctTCTTTATTACAGCAAACGAATGACCTGCACCGCTACCGATACAAATTCCCGCGTAATTAAACGGAAGTGAAAGTTCTTCCGGAAATTTAACGTCTCTCGTATGACCGTTTCCGCAGTTTCCATGCTCGTTCCAACCCCAACACACAATCCTATCGTTCTCTGCAATATTAAGCATATAATACATTAATATACACGTTGATTTTGAATCCTTTGATGAAAAGTAGAGAAACACCTGTTAAAGCAACGTTATGTTCTGAACCGACAGAAATCTGACGAATTTTCGACTCGTTTTCGAGCCACATAACCTTCCAAGTTGATGATCCTTCGAATTCTTTAACACCTAATTGTCCATACGTATTTCTACCCCACGAAAAAATCTGACCATCTAGAAATAAGtaaattatctttaaaataaTACATGTTACTTATATAATAGATGTAAATTTGAATTACCACTTAATGCAACCGTATGCGACCAGCCACATTGGATCTCAGTCGGTGATTTAAACGGAACGTCTAATAGTTTTATTGGAAAGGATGTATTTGAGAGTATATCAGTATTTAAGCCTAATTGTCCATGTTTATTGTCACCGAAACCATAAAGATCCCCGTTTTCCTCTACTACAATAGTATGACGTTGACCACAGTTAACACTGTGCACATTTGTCAGAGTTGGAACTGTTTACGAAGCAGAATGAAACTCAGGCCATCATGGAAGAAAGGTTTCGTTTCAAAAATGTTTACCTTCTGTGAAAGTGTATGCGGCATTTAAAAGCGGTTCGTTCCTCGACAGACTTAGACCCAATTGTCCTCTATTACCTGCACCCGCTACCAGAACTTTATGATCCTCTGTTATTAGAGCAGTGTGCCTTAGGCCAAAGGAAATCCCTTTAACTTTTCGATCGATTAGAAGTTCAAAAGGTTCGTGCGTCCAACGAAGATTACTCAGGTGTTCCCCCAATTGTCCGAAACAATTCGACCCCCAGAGAAATAAAGTGCCTTCTATTGTCAATGCCGCGGAGCAATCCCAGCCACATGCGATGTCCACGACAACCTTGCCTTCAAGTTTATTATCTAGTTTTCGAAACGAAAGAACATCTTGCTGGGTAGAAAAACCTGCTTGACCTTTATTGTTCCAGCCGCAGGAATAAACGTTACCGTAATCGTCTAAAATTAAGGAGTGACCAGCACCGCCAACTATTTTACGTATTCTTCGGGGTTCTAATGAACATCTGGACAAATCAACTTCTTGGGGTAAAAGACATTCCTCCGAATGAATACCCTGTCCAAGTTGACCATGAGAATTGGCACCCTAAACAGCACATGATTTTTTTCTCTAAATGTAAACCTTATTTTGTcgagtaatttaaatttatgattGCTCTCCACATTTTGAATGTTCCGCCAAGTCATGGTGTTTCTATTTGAATTTGATCTTATTGACTACGAGTTACATTTTATCAACTGTATCTAATctattttgcaatttattatagattttatgtatttaaattattaacgtGATTACATTCGAAATTAAAATGACTGTATATGTAAAATATAGAGTAAAAATGATTAGTACGTTACCCATGAGATTAAACGATAGCTCATCGTTATTTGTAGGTGTGCaaattatttcttataaaatGGTCGTATttgatgtttaaataatatttaaataatagaattaaaaacATATCTACAATTTTAAGCTAGATAACTACGTACTAAAGTAAAGATTGAAAGACTCGCGGAACGGATAGGTTAACTTTTTGAGAATACGATGTATAGATGGCGGCAAACATCTTCATGTATACAATTTTTGTATTcagtttctttatttaattcatGAAAACATTGATTCTTTTATGGCGATGTGCAGAATTGTTATTTAGTTAACTATAGTAATTACAGTCATTAGATCAATCATTGATAGGACTTATACGATATGGAAGAACCTATCAAGTTTGATATCAAAGAGGTTAAGTCTGATCTTTTGCGCGCGATAAACGAATGTTCTCAACGTGGATTATTGCACACCACAAAATGGTTTGTACGTTTTTGAAATAAGAGTAAAAAgagaattgttattttattacggAGAGGgtataaaaagtaatttttatttgtttacagGCTAGCAGAATTGAGTTATTCCTTAAAAGACGTCAAACCAAATGTTCATGACATTACCGCCGATGTGTATTTGTCGGatacagaagaagaagaggatacATATATTTTGGCAAAAACGTATTTCGATTTAAAAGAATATGCTAGAGCGGCTTATTTTACCGAACAATGTAAAACTTCGAAAGTTAGATTTCTACATTTATATTCTCGCTACTTATCAggcgaaaagaaaaagattgatGACATGACTGTAGTGCCCCCGGATCCTTTGAAAAATGATAGTTTAAAATTGTTATGCGCGGATTTGAGGAAAGATCACTTGGATGATAAACTCGATGGTTTTAGTCTTTATCTCTTTGGTGTAACTTTGAAAAAGCTACAACTTACCAGAGAAGCTATG
It contains:
- the LOC117600690 gene encoding uncharacterized protein LOC117600690, coding for MADIKPDHKVEDTDNYGMGNNAEPKNMQELTEYVQTLLQNMQGKFQTMSDQILGKIDEMGNRIDDLEKNITDLMTQAGVEGGEK
- the LOC117601016 gene encoding endoplasmic reticulum-Golgi intermediate compartment protein 2, whose translation is MLRRRNVNIKTVKELDGFPKVPEPYVDKTAVGGTFSIFTICTIAYLIIAETNYYLDSRLQFKFEPDTDIDAKLKINIDITVAMPCGRIGADVLDSTNQNMVGHESLEEEDTWWELTQEQRAHFEALKHMNSYLREEYHAIHELLWKSNQVTLYSEMPKRTHQPSYPPNACRIHGTLNVNKVAGNFHITAGKSLSIPRGHIHISAFMTDRDYNFTHRINKFSFGGPSPGVVHPLEGDEKIADNNMILYQYFVEIVPTDIQTLLSTSKTYQYSVKDHQRPIDHQKGSHGIPGIFFKYDMSALKIKVTQQRDTVSQFLVKLCATVGGIFVTSGLVKNIVQYFWYIVCCKFLTPKENKNDQMFSTPVVGTNYQIPGTINLLNVPIPNNVDIMFQAK